A portion of the Ardenticatenales bacterium genome contains these proteins:
- a CDS encoding CoA pyrophosphatase: protein MAPVPRALRPSFDRFGRARQGAVMLLLYPGADGEISTLLTRRPETLNAHAGQIAFPGGRQDAGEALTQTALRETFEEVGVWPRQVDVLGALTTIYIPVTDYEVHPFVGWMPARPTFQPNTDEVAELIETPLSLLLAPETRVVETWQLRGFDVLVPFFQVGEHKVWGATAIILSEFVERLRTVRATRNIRSGNEIR from the coding sequence ATGGCTCCCGTGCCGCGGGCGCTGCGTCCTTCCTTTGACCGGTTCGGGCGTGCGCGCCAGGGGGCCGTGATGCTGCTGCTGTATCCGGGGGCGGATGGAGAGATCAGTACGCTGCTGACGCGCCGCCCGGAGACGTTGAACGCGCACGCGGGGCAGATTGCCTTCCCCGGCGGGCGGCAGGATGCGGGGGAAGCGCTGACGCAGACGGCGCTGCGGGAGACGTTTGAGGAGGTGGGGGTGTGGCCGCGGCAGGTGGACGTGCTGGGGGCGTTGACGACGATTTATATTCCGGTGACGGATTATGAGGTGCATCCTTTCGTGGGATGGATGCCGGCACGTCCTACCTTCCAACCAAACACCGACGAAGTGGCCGAACTAATCGAAACGCCCCTATCGCTGCTGCTGGCTCCGGAAACGCGCGTCGTGGAAACATGGCAACTGCGCGGCTTCGACGTGCTGGTTCCTTTCTTCCAGGTTGGTGAGCATAAGGTCTGGGGCGCGACCGCCATCATCCTCAGCGAGTTCGTGGAGCGGCTGCGGACGGTCCGCGCGACGCGGAACATTAGGAGTGGAAATGAAATAAGATGA
- a CDS encoding cellulase family glycosylhydrolase, which yields MTSNSRFVRFSTPDDLNAVEQGAVFTPTWRLRNTGDTTWGAGFQVVHIGGTQMAAAARIDLATVAGQATVPPNSEVDITIPMTAPDVFGRLYSTTWQLQDNQGNRFGVTFFVKAVVVKKTITEGNFLNSDSRFLDDVTVPDGTLLQAGETFSKIWLVKNTGQRKWGSGYRLVYVGGDNAMTGTLSHPVPDARPGEDVVLSVPMVAPTEARDGDYVGFWRLHDDRNVPFGDRFWIKIRVTQPDRPAPAIALSQNDPRWRDLPLGHGPRTIGQFGCLLTSMAMMLNARGDKFTPVDLNERFLQLPPGQGFNGDVLFFAAPRLAFNDIRFVGNFKPFSDTGAAFANLDPMLVSSLDNHLAQGGLALMQVDLTPATAYDANVEQHWVYVVARNGNDYLVIDPLDGRETSLLAKYGRQGSVGDPLVTLKNAIKSVLMYFSTRKPVQPAQRMLTGMNINPDDAVSNPMNSQVLKGMDWVRFPFKAADKQRSVEASFAEYDPLVNAYANQGVGSLVVLNQQTVAGNDAPWVGGGGSWEAYAARFAQSAGIIAAHYAHLGDKIAYEIWNEGDNPATPWVSVFVPAAKFAIVLQQAAAAIRQAAPQAKIIFGGLSTGPVEAAEYVRQCREALHGDLPVDAIGVHPYGRWPVTPPFAGWGFGKLDDVFSEFQKVFPNTPLWITEIGIPGGSTPLGAEHYGAVAAYLRDTYVRLARDFSPQVGAIIWFAWSDNMENAGIVTGNGSQKTEIFNTFVSIRDRRLPELA from the coding sequence ATGACCAGCAATTCCCGATTTGTTCGTTTTAGCACGCCGGATGACCTCAACGCGGTTGAGCAAGGGGCGGTGTTTACGCCGACGTGGCGACTGCGCAACACAGGGGACACAACCTGGGGAGCCGGGTTTCAGGTGGTACACATCGGGGGCACGCAGATGGCCGCCGCCGCACGGATAGATTTGGCGACGGTTGCGGGACAAGCCACTGTGCCTCCAAACAGTGAAGTAGATATTACGATTCCCATGACAGCGCCAGACGTGTTTGGCCGACTCTACAGCACGACGTGGCAATTACAGGATAACCAGGGGAATCGCTTTGGGGTCACGTTTTTTGTGAAAGCCGTTGTGGTTAAGAAGACAATCACGGAAGGGAATTTCCTGAATAGTGACAGCCGTTTCCTGGATGACGTGACCGTGCCGGACGGGACATTGCTGCAAGCCGGCGAGACGTTCTCTAAAATCTGGCTCGTGAAGAATACGGGGCAGCGGAAGTGGGGCAGTGGCTACCGCCTGGTGTACGTAGGCGGTGACAACGCCATGACGGGAACGCTCAGCCATCCCGTGCCGGACGCCAGGCCGGGCGAAGATGTGGTGCTTTCCGTGCCCATGGTTGCGCCGACGGAGGCCAGGGACGGCGATTATGTGGGTTTCTGGCGGTTGCATGATGACCGCAACGTGCCGTTTGGTGACCGTTTCTGGATCAAGATTCGGGTGACGCAGCCAGATCGCCCGGCTCCGGCGATTGCGCTTTCGCAGAATGACCCGCGCTGGCGGGATCTGCCGTTGGGGCATGGTCCGCGCACGATCGGACAGTTTGGATGTCTGCTGACGTCGATGGCCATGATGCTGAACGCGCGTGGCGATAAGTTTACGCCGGTGGATTTGAACGAGCGATTTTTGCAGCTACCGCCGGGACAGGGTTTTAATGGGGATGTGTTGTTCTTTGCCGCCCCACGCCTGGCCTTTAACGATATTCGCTTTGTGGGCAACTTCAAGCCGTTTAGCGATACGGGGGCGGCTTTTGCCAATCTTGATCCGATGTTGGTTTCCAGCCTGGATAATCATCTGGCGCAAGGCGGGTTGGCGCTGATGCAGGTGGATTTGACGCCGGCAACGGCGTATGACGCGAACGTGGAGCAGCATTGGGTGTATGTGGTGGCGCGGAACGGTAATGATTACCTGGTGATTGATCCGTTGGACGGGCGGGAAACCTCTCTGCTGGCGAAGTATGGGCGGCAGGGGAGCGTGGGGGATCCGCTGGTGACTTTGAAGAATGCGATCAAGTCGGTTTTGATGTATTTCTCGACGCGCAAGCCGGTCCAGCCGGCGCAGCGGATGCTAACGGGGATGAACATTAACCCGGATGACGCGGTGAGCAATCCAATGAATAGCCAGGTGCTGAAGGGGATGGATTGGGTGCGGTTTCCGTTCAAGGCGGCGGATAAGCAGCGTAGCGTGGAGGCGAGTTTCGCGGAGTATGATCCGCTGGTGAATGCGTATGCAAATCAGGGGGTGGGGTCGCTGGTGGTGCTGAATCAGCAGACGGTGGCGGGGAATGATGCGCCGTGGGTCGGGGGTGGCGGGAGTTGGGAGGCTTATGCGGCGCGGTTTGCGCAGAGTGCCGGCATTATCGCCGCCCACTACGCCCATCTTGGAGACAAAATCGCCTACGAAATCTGGAACGAAGGAGACAACCCGGCTACCCCCTGGGTCTCCGTTTTCGTGCCCGCCGCCAAGTTCGCCATCGTTTTGCAACAAGCCGCCGCGGCCATTCGTCAGGCCGCACCGCAGGCCAAAATCATCTTTGGTGGCCTCTCCACCGGTCCGGTAGAAGCGGCGGAATATGTGCGACAGTGCCGCGAGGCACTGCACGGGGATTTGCCCGTGGACGCCATCGGCGTGCATCCCTATGGCCGCTGGCCGGTGACGCCGCCATTTGCCGGCTGGGGGTTTGGCAAGTTGGACGACGTGTTTAGCGAATTCCAGAAGGTGTTCCCGAACACGCCGCTGTGGATAACGGAAATTGGCATTCCTGGCGGCAGCACCCCGTTAGGCGCGGAGCATTACGGAGCAGTCGCCGCTTATCTGCGGGATACGTATGTGCGGCTGGCGCGGGATTTCTCGCCGCAGGTGGGGGCCATCATCTGGTTTGCGTGGTCGGATAACATGGAAAATGCCGGCATCGTCACCGGCAACGGCTCCCAAAAGACGGAAATCTTCAACACCTTCGTCTCCATTCGAGACCGTCGGCTACCCGAACTGGCCTAG
- a CDS encoding nucleoside kinase → MSVQSASPRPNVQVRFPDNRVFQAPIGTLLDNFIRAAEFPPDKRAVAALVNGKLRELSLPVMQDVDVTPIMMADSDGVRIYRRSLSFLMIAAAAEVLPDQCVTVHHSMPFGGYYCERTVTCDDQEAFITAAELARLRQRMRELVLADLPISQVRVPLDEALRLFREWGDLEKADLFAKRRKDYLTLYELNGVRDYFHGFMVPRTSYLDLFDLHPYNQGFILQFPRRHEPDRLQPFEDEPRLAQVFQAYSGWLDVVGTPSVASLNRAIRGGRLQEVILVAEALHQQQLATIATEIARRRPTLKLVLISGPTSAGKTTFSKRLAVQLLAHGIHPVAVAMDNYFVNREDTPRDANGDFDFEAFEAVDVRLFQQHLRALLAGESIMQPRYNFHTGQREEGEPLQLGPKHVLIVEGIHGLNPRLIAGISPDAFYRIFISAFTQLNLDRHNRVPTTDTRLLRRLVRDAAHRGYNAAATIRRWQSVRRGEKNYIFPNQNNADVFFNSALVYELAALKSLAEPLLLQVEPDTPERVEANRLLAFLQWFDPISLENIPSDSILREFVGQSIMEHFNPWRNA, encoded by the coding sequence ATGTCTGTTCAATCCGCTTCTCCCCGACCCAATGTTCAAGTCCGTTTCCCCGATAACCGCGTTTTTCAGGCCCCTATTGGCACCCTGCTGGATAACTTCATCCGCGCCGCCGAATTCCCACCGGACAAACGTGCCGTGGCCGCGCTCGTCAACGGCAAACTGCGCGAGTTGTCGCTTCCCGTGATGCAAGATGTAGACGTGACGCCCATCATGATGGCCGACTCCGATGGTGTACGCATCTATCGCCGCTCCTTGAGCTTCCTCATGATCGCGGCTGCCGCGGAAGTGCTGCCCGACCAGTGCGTCACGGTACACCATTCCATGCCTTTTGGCGGCTACTACTGCGAGCGCACGGTCACGTGCGACGATCAGGAAGCCTTTATCACCGCGGCGGAACTGGCGCGGCTGCGGCAACGCATGCGCGAGTTGGTGCTGGCCGATCTGCCCATCTCCCAGGTCCGTGTGCCGTTGGACGAGGCGCTGCGCTTGTTTCGTGAGTGGGGCGATTTGGAAAAGGCGGATTTGTTTGCCAAGCGGCGCAAGGATTATCTGACGCTGTACGAGCTAAACGGGGTGCGCGACTATTTCCACGGCTTCATGGTTCCGCGCACCAGTTACCTGGACCTGTTCGATTTACACCCATACAACCAGGGCTTTATTTTGCAGTTTCCGCGCCGACATGAGCCGGATCGCTTACAGCCGTTTGAGGATGAGCCGCGCCTGGCGCAGGTTTTTCAAGCGTATTCCGGCTGGCTGGATGTGGTGGGCACGCCCAGCGTGGCTTCGCTGAACCGGGCGATTCGTGGGGGGCGCTTGCAGGAGGTGATCCTGGTGGCGGAGGCGCTGCATCAGCAGCAGTTGGCGACGATTGCCACGGAGATTGCCCGTCGCCGCCCGACGTTGAAGTTGGTGTTGATTTCGGGACCGACGAGTGCCGGCAAAACCACGTTCAGTAAGCGTCTGGCAGTACAACTCCTGGCGCACGGCATCCACCCCGTGGCCGTGGCCATGGACAACTACTTCGTCAACCGCGAGGATACCCCCCGTGACGCCAATGGCGATTTCGATTTTGAGGCGTTTGAAGCGGTGGATGTGCGCCTGTTTCAACAGCATCTGCGGGCGTTATTGGCCGGGGAGTCCATCATGCAGCCACGCTACAATTTCCACACGGGGCAGCGGGAAGAGGGGGAACCATTGCAACTTGGCCCCAAGCATGTGTTGATTGTGGAGGGTATCCATGGGCTTAATCCCCGGTTGATTGCCGGCATTTCCCCCGACGCCTTCTACCGCATTTTCATCTCCGCCTTCACCCAGCTTAATCTGGACCGCCACAACCGCGTGCCCACCACGGACACGCGCCTGCTGCGCCGCCTCGTGCGCGATGCCGCCCATCGCGGCTACAACGCCGCCGCCACCATCCGCCGCTGGCAGAGCGTGCGCCGCGGTGAGAAAAACTACATCTTCCCGAACCAGAACAACGCGGATGTCTTTTTCAATTCCGCGCTGGTCTACGAACTGGCGGCGCTGAAGTCGCTGGCGGAGCCGCTGCTGCTGCAAGTGGAGCCGGATACGCCGGAACGGGTGGAGGCGAATCGGTTGCTGGCGTTCTTGCAGTGGTTCGATCCCATTTCTCTTGAGAACATTCCCAGCGATTCGATCTTACGCGAGTTTGTAGGGCAATCCATCATGGAACACTTTAATCCGTGGCGGAATGCCTGA
- the recJ gene encoding single-stranded-DNA-specific exonuclease RecJ produces the protein MSRPENLTPYRWQVSPPIPPRFRQQFSHVHPVLLQVLYNRGLADAAHMQAFLEGHYLESRDPFLLADMDKAVARIQQAVEKKEIIIVYGDFDADGVTSTVLLTQALRGLGMEREQVQPYIPDRVDEGYGLNKEALTKLRDRGAGLVISVDCGIRSLAEVEHANDMGLDMIITDHHSLGQHLPPALAVINPKRPDSAYPEKMLAGVGIAYKLAQALRQAMPDRATYADEDLLDLVAIGTVADLAPLLRENRLLVIEGLKVLNMAQRPGVAALARVVGVQPGSITAETIGFGLGPRINAAGRLAHAYTAAKLLAANNGVLANQYAGELNQLNQERRMMTTRLGLHAETLIDPQAPILIAADDQFVAGVVGLVASRLQEKYYRPAIVIEKGETESRGSCRSIDEFHITDALDEMADLLVQYGGHAQAAGLTISNENLEAFVTRMTELARRKLDGLDLRPTIPLDVEVPLRDVDWALHEVLRQLEPTGYANATPLFASRGVQVIDYRAVGSDGAHLQITVSDGFHGVKGIAFRQGAWAGHLPQRVDIAYTLGVNEWNGRRNLQLNIQDIRAADEQ, from the coding sequence ATGAGTAGACCAGAAAATCTTACCCCTTATCGCTGGCAGGTCAGCCCGCCAATTCCTCCTCGTTTTCGTCAGCAATTCAGCCACGTCCATCCGGTACTGCTGCAGGTTCTCTACAATCGGGGCCTTGCCGATGCCGCGCACATGCAAGCCTTCCTCGAAGGGCATTACCTGGAAAGCCGTGACCCCTTTCTGTTGGCGGACATGGACAAGGCCGTGGCCCGTATTCAGCAGGCCGTTGAAAAAAAAGAAATAATCATCGTCTACGGCGACTTTGACGCCGATGGCGTCACGTCCACGGTGCTGCTGACGCAGGCGCTGCGCGGCCTGGGTATGGAGCGCGAACAAGTGCAGCCCTACATCCCCGACCGTGTGGACGAAGGCTATGGCCTGAACAAGGAAGCGTTGACGAAGCTGCGCGACCGGGGCGCGGGGCTGGTCATCAGTGTAGACTGTGGCATTCGCTCGTTGGCCGAGGTCGAACACGCCAACGACATGGGGCTGGACATGATCATCACCGATCACCACAGTCTGGGGCAACATTTGCCGCCCGCACTGGCCGTGATTAACCCCAAGCGGCCCGATTCCGCCTACCCGGAGAAGATGCTGGCAGGCGTGGGTATTGCTTACAAGCTGGCCCAGGCATTGCGCCAGGCCATGCCCGACCGGGCTACCTATGCCGATGAAGACTTGCTGGACCTGGTTGCCATTGGCACGGTAGCCGATCTGGCGCCGCTGCTGCGCGAAAACAGACTGCTGGTCATTGAAGGGTTGAAGGTGCTGAACATGGCACAGCGCCCCGGCGTGGCAGCTCTGGCGCGGGTGGTGGGTGTGCAGCCAGGCAGCATTACGGCGGAGACCATTGGCTTTGGCCTGGGACCGCGCATCAATGCCGCGGGTCGATTGGCGCACGCCTACACAGCGGCCAAACTCCTGGCCGCCAACAATGGCGTGTTGGCTAACCAGTACGCCGGCGAGCTGAACCAGCTCAATCAGGAGCGGCGAATGATGACGACACGCCTGGGGCTGCACGCGGAAACGTTAATTGATCCCCAGGCGCCGATATTGATTGCCGCGGATGATCAATTTGTGGCCGGGGTGGTGGGGCTGGTCGCCAGCCGATTGCAGGAAAAGTATTATCGCCCGGCCATTGTTATTGAGAAAGGGGAAACGGAGAGCCGTGGTTCCTGCCGGTCCATTGACGAATTCCACATTACGGATGCGTTGGACGAGATGGCGGATCTGTTGGTGCAATACGGTGGTCATGCGCAGGCGGCGGGATTAACCATATCGAATGAGAATCTGGAAGCGTTTGTGACGCGCATGACGGAACTGGCGCGGCGCAAACTGGATGGCCTGGATTTGCGCCCAACGATTCCGCTGGATGTGGAAGTGCCTCTGCGGGACGTGGATTGGGCTTTGCACGAGGTGCTGCGGCAGCTCGAACCAACCGGTTATGCCAATGCCACGCCTTTGTTTGCCAGCCGCGGCGTGCAGGTCATTGACTATCGCGCCGTGGGCAGCGACGGCGCGCATCTGCAAATTACGGTAAGCGATGGCTTCCACGGCGTCAAAGGTATCGCCTTTCGGCAGGGTGCGTGGGCCGGTCATCTGCCGCAGCGTGTGGACATTGCCTATACATTGGGCGTGAACGAGTGGAATGGCCGCCGCAATTTGCAGTTAAACATTCAGGACATCCGCGCCGCGGATGAGCAATAG
- a CDS encoding ABC transporter ATP-binding protein — protein sequence MLDRDAQILGTEAQRARSTSQTLKRFWNYFQHYRWALLSVILLIFVGTYLQVLIPDLTGQAVDCYLGPASSTSSTVDEAAYSNCWYTTPNPDATPTENIMGLGGLVLIITALYVSNSLGSGVLFYLMSRSGFHVLRDMRRDIFAQINRLSLNYFSKHEAGDVMSRITNDIDTIQQVIGFGIVSVLQGGLLVIWIIVTMVGKSPAYALISLSTLPLMFIITRWFSAQARKAFRRARQEIGAVNADLQENIAAVREVQAFSREEESIEQFRMSNAANRDANISAQVYTSALAPALEALTYVSLAIVAGVGGYYILNDRDLFGTTISLGLVVTFIGYTQQFNRPVQQISVLWANVQSAIAGGERIFDLIDEAPDLADKPDAAPMPSIQGKVVFDNVWAEYNPGEPVLRGISLQAEPGQTIAIVGPTGAGKTTIINLLPRFYDVSRGSVTIDGYDVRDVQVKSLRKQIGLVLQDTFLFSDTILNNIRYARPEASEAEVIAAAKLARADEFIKTLPEGYETILGERGRGLSQGQRQLLSIARVALIDPRILILDEATSSVDTRTEREIQKALDQLLAGRTSFVIAHRLSTIRNAHQVLVLDHGQIVERGTHDSLLARRGFYYNLYMSQFRRQVEEETETESPELALGD from the coding sequence ATGTTAGATCGTGATGCACAAATTCTGGGAACGGAAGCACAAAGAGCGCGCAGCACCTCCCAAACCCTAAAACGCTTTTGGAACTACTTCCAACACTATCGCTGGGCCTTGTTGAGCGTCATCCTGCTCATCTTCGTGGGAACCTACCTGCAAGTGTTGATCCCCGATCTTACGGGACAGGCCGTGGACTGCTACCTGGGGCCGGCATCTTCCACCTCCTCCACCGTAGACGAAGCCGCCTACAGCAACTGCTGGTATACCACGCCCAACCCCGACGCCACCCCAACGGAAAACATCATGGGGCTGGGCGGATTGGTCCTGATCATCACCGCCCTCTACGTCAGCAACTCGCTGGGCAGCGGCGTACTGTTCTACCTCATGAGCCGCTCCGGGTTTCATGTTCTGCGCGACATGCGGCGCGACATCTTCGCCCAAATCAACCGCCTCTCGTTGAACTACTTCAGTAAACATGAAGCGGGCGACGTCATGAGCCGCATTACCAACGATATTGACACCATCCAGCAGGTGATCGGCTTTGGCATCGTCAGCGTCCTGCAAGGGGGGCTGCTCGTCATCTGGATCATCGTCACCATGGTAGGCAAAAGCCCTGCCTACGCCCTGATCAGCCTGAGTACCTTGCCGCTGATGTTCATCATCACCCGTTGGTTCTCAGCGCAAGCGCGTAAAGCGTTCCGTCGCGCCCGCCAGGAGATTGGCGCGGTCAACGCCGATCTACAGGAAAACATCGCTGCCGTGCGCGAAGTGCAGGCATTTAGCCGCGAAGAAGAAAGCATTGAGCAGTTCCGCATGAGCAACGCCGCCAATCGCGACGCCAACATCAGCGCCCAAGTCTACACCAGCGCCCTGGCTCCGGCTCTGGAAGCCCTGACCTACGTCAGCCTGGCTATCGTGGCGGGCGTCGGCGGCTACTACATTTTGAACGATCGGGATTTGTTTGGCACGACCATCTCCCTGGGATTGGTGGTGACGTTTATTGGCTACACGCAACAGTTCAACCGCCCCGTGCAGCAGATCTCCGTGCTGTGGGCCAACGTGCAGAGTGCCATCGCCGGTGGAGAGCGCATTTTCGACCTGATAGATGAAGCGCCCGATCTCGCGGACAAGCCAGACGCCGCCCCGATGCCTTCTATTCAAGGCAAGGTCGTCTTCGACAACGTGTGGGCGGAATACAATCCAGGCGAACCGGTATTGCGCGGGATCTCTCTGCAAGCTGAGCCGGGCCAGACCATAGCCATTGTGGGACCAACCGGTGCCGGCAAAACCACGATCATCAATCTTCTCCCCCGCTTCTACGATGTCAGCCGCGGCAGCGTCACCATTGATGGATACGACGTGCGCGACGTGCAGGTAAAGAGCCTACGAAAGCAAATTGGCCTGGTGCTGCAAGACACCTTCCTCTTCAGCGACACCATCCTGAACAATATCCGCTATGCGCGCCCGGAGGCCAGCGAGGCGGAAGTGATTGCCGCGGCCAAACTGGCGCGGGCGGACGAGTTCATCAAAACGCTGCCGGAAGGATACGAGACGATATTGGGAGAACGCGGGCGCGGTCTCAGTCAGGGACAACGACAGCTTCTTTCTATTGCGCGCGTGGCATTGATTGATCCGCGCATTTTGATTCTGGATGAGGCTACCAGCAGCGTGGATACGCGCACGGAGCGGGAAATCCAAAAGGCGTTGGACCAACTGCTGGCGGGGCGCACCAGTTTTGTCATCGCCCATCGCCTGAGTACCATCCGCAATGCGCATCAGGTGCTGGTGCTGGATCATGGTCAAATCGTGGAACGGGGTACGCATGACTCCCTGCTGGCCCGGCGTGGGTTTTATTACAACCTGTATATGAGTCAGTTCCGGCGACAGGTGGAAGAGGAAACGGAAACGGAATCCCCGGAATTGGCATTGGGAGATTAA
- a CDS encoding GNAT family N-acetyltransferase translates to MTGVDRQFTQMTQHRVGYWMSKLWLPVYFLTAGQGYKAVRQGEVVGCAFLHVRRLSGYVFNVLVDRPYRRQGIAGGLMDHVEGVARARGLPWLALLVDEGNMPAQTLYEQRHFRLYHPQYFTHALPNRRDKVSSSVTLLPGGLFGGSIYRQFAREECRHGDAWAAEVVIQEYNWSPPSGGSYWRCVWEQKFVGALWISGSPRTPIMALQLDPACWGHPLTQDLCRQLLTLTPPQWPHLELHVGSRDHFNRLAPLLLPHGFTITTRPRLLMLKKLA, encoded by the coding sequence ATGACGGGGGTGGATCGCCAGTTCACCCAGATGACGCAGCATCGCGTGGGTTACTGGATGAGCAAATTGTGGCTGCCCGTGTATTTCTTAACGGCGGGTCAGGGGTACAAGGCGGTGCGGCAGGGGGAGGTGGTCGGGTGCGCTTTTTTGCATGTGCGCCGCTTAAGCGGTTATGTATTTAATGTGCTGGTGGATCGCCCCTATCGTCGCCAGGGAATTGCCGGGGGGTTAATGGATCATGTGGAGGGGGTGGCGCGGGCGCGGGGGCTGCCGTGGTTGGCGCTGCTGGTGGATGAGGGGAATATGCCGGCACAAACCCTCTACGAACAACGCCATTTCCGCCTCTACCATCCGCAATACTTCACCCATGCCCTCCCCAACCGCCGCGACAAGGTCTCTTCGTCCGTGACACTCCTGCCGGGGGGCCTGTTTGGCGGCTCTATTTATCGTCAATTTGCGCGGGAAGAATGCCGGCATGGCGATGCCTGGGCCGCGGAAGTCGTCATACAGGAATACAACTGGTCCCCGCCGTCAGGCGGTAGCTACTGGCGCTGCGTCTGGGAGCAAAAATTCGTTGGCGCGCTCTGGATAAGCGGTTCGCCCCGGACTCCCATCATGGCCCTACAGCTCGATCCCGCCTGTTGGGGACATCCACTGACGCAGGATTTATGCCGGCAACTACTCACCCTCACCCCGCCCCAATGGCCCCACCTCGAACTCCACGTAGGTAGCCGCGACCACTTCAACCGCCTCGCCCCTCTTCTGCTCCCCCACGGCTTCACCATCACCACCCGCCCGCGCCTCCTCATGCTAAAAAAACTGGCCTGA
- a CDS encoding NAD-dependent epimerase/dehydratase family protein encodes MKILVTGAAGFIGSHLAEKLVQRGYDVVGLDNFNDIVYPARTKRENASRLARYSGFRLIEADVRDRERMLALFEAEGFDAVAHLAALAGVRNAVKYPDVYIDVNYKGSQNLMDGARLHGVGNFVFASTSSVYGNTQRIPFVEDDACDRPLQPYAAAKRGIEILGYTYHYLFGLNFTAIRFFSVYGPHGRPDMMVYKLAESITKGIELPYYNNGEMYRDWTYVADITDGVAAALARPLGYEIINLGRGEPVLLRAFVAELERLAGRKANLTPRPKPAADVVQNCADISKARRLLDYQPEVNFVEGIARFWAWYVERVENQG; translated from the coding sequence ATGAAGATATTAGTGACGGGGGCGGCTGGCTTTATCGGCAGCCATCTGGCGGAAAAACTGGTCCAGCGCGGTTATGATGTGGTGGGGTTGGATAATTTTAATGACATCGTTTATCCGGCGCGGACCAAGCGGGAGAATGCCAGTCGCCTGGCGCGATATTCTGGATTTCGTTTGATTGAAGCGGATGTGCGGGATCGGGAGCGGATGCTGGCTTTGTTCGAGGCTGAGGGGTTCGATGCCGTGGCGCACCTGGCGGCGTTGGCCGGCGTGCGTAACGCGGTCAAGTATCCTGATGTGTACATTGACGTTAATTATAAAGGCAGCCAGAACCTGATGGATGGTGCGCGACTGCATGGGGTGGGGAACTTCGTTTTTGCCTCGACTTCTTCGGTTTACGGCAACACGCAGCGCATCCCGTTTGTGGAAGACGATGCCTGTGACCGCCCCTTGCAGCCATATGCGGCGGCCAAGCGGGGGATAGAAATCCTCGGTTACACCTACCATTACCTGTTTGGCCTGAATTTCACGGCTATTCGTTTCTTCTCCGTTTATGGTCCGCATGGTCGCCCAGACATGATGGTTTACAAGTTGGCGGAGAGCATCACGAAGGGTATTGAGCTTCCCTATTACAACAACGGGGAGATGTATCGGGATTGGACGTACGTCGCCGATATTACGGATGGGGTGGCGGCGGCGCTGGCGCGTCCGCTGGGGTATGAGATCATTAACCTGGGACGGGGGGAACCGGTGTTGCTGCGGGCGTTTGTGGCGGAATTGGAGCGGTTGGCGGGGCGCAAGGCGAATCTGACGCCGCGCCCGAAGCCGGCGGCGGATGTGGTGCAGAACTGTGCCGATATTAGCAAGGCGCGCCGCTTGCTGGATTATCAACCTGAGGTGAATTTCGTGGAGGGAATTGCCCGGTTTTGGGCATGGTATGTGGAGCGGGTGGAGAACCAGGGGTGA